A section of the bacterium genome encodes:
- a CDS encoding cytochrome c3 family protein, giving the protein MIGKINLTLICAILFSLLAASSVAAAPCGDCHAEWLEKITAQKILHSPFEEVDCESCHDDHGDTNKLILVEEGSALCYQCHDEPSEGAHIHAAVEEEGCVGCHNPHGSENKALLLDPVPDLCIGCHDDPTMKAVIHEAAADGGCVDCHDPHSSKNQKLLVATGTALCAECHDDPADKGALHPIIEDDGCSACHDPHSSDNKALLNVPKGELCVECHDDPADKGALHPIIEEDGCYACHSPHASANGSLLTEPVATLCLECHDDPTMKAVKHEAAADGGCVDCHDPHSSKNKPLLLKAGADLCAQCHDGLMEGKLHSIIDEDGCLACHDPHSSDNAKLLPGPAEGMCQECHDSMVDGGPVVHEAVSDGSCTDCHTPHASKNSPLLLSDQPTLCGECHEVFGEFDNQHHTAITDGDCTDCHGAHTAPQPKLLLAPYNTERYPGPFTEEKFALCFECHDPSLVTGKGEDGVTNFRNGDKNLHDLHVQGALEPNKYGIIKRGRARSCSGCHDPHGSSQPFDLLRDYECADVQCYTMTYYPFEDGGKCAVGCHKPKSYHRDGGTSEPQPAK; this is encoded by the coding sequence TTGATTGGGAAAATAAATTTAACACTAATATGCGCGATATTGTTCTCCCTGCTGGCAGCATCTTCTGTCGCGGCTGCCCCATGCGGCGATTGCCATGCCGAGTGGTTGGAGAAGATCACCGCACAAAAGATATTGCATTCACCTTTCGAGGAGGTGGATTGCGAATCGTGCCACGATGACCACGGTGATACCAACAAGCTGATCCTGGTGGAAGAGGGTAGTGCACTCTGTTATCAGTGCCACGATGAACCCTCTGAAGGCGCGCATATCCATGCCGCCGTGGAAGAGGAAGGGTGTGTGGGTTGCCACAACCCTCATGGATCTGAAAACAAGGCTCTCCTCCTGGATCCTGTACCAGACCTGTGCATCGGCTGCCACGATGATCCCACTATGAAAGCTGTTATCCACGAAGCCGCCGCTGACGGCGGTTGCGTGGACTGTCACGATCCCCACTCTTCGAAAAACCAGAAACTTCTCGTTGCCACAGGTACCGCCCTTTGTGCCGAGTGCCACGATGACCCTGCTGACAAAGGGGCCCTTCATCCTATTATCGAGGATGACGGGTGCTCCGCCTGCCACGACCCTCACTCATCGGACAACAAGGCTCTGTTAAATGTACCGAAGGGTGAACTCTGTGTGGAATGCCACGATGATCCCGCCGACAAGGGAGCCCTTCACCCCATCATTGAGGAGGACGGGTGCTACGCGTGTCACAGCCCCCACGCTTCGGCCAACGGCTCCCTTCTGACAGAACCTGTGGCCACTTTGTGCCTCGAGTGCCACGACGATCCCACGATGAAAGCCGTTAAGCACGAAGCCGCTGCAGACGGTGGTTGTGTGGACTGTCACGATCCTCATTCCTCGAAGAACAAGCCCCTACTCCTCAAGGCCGGAGCCGATCTGTGTGCCCAATGTCATGATGGTCTCATGGAGGGCAAGCTTCACAGCATCATTGATGAGGACGGCTGCCTGGCTTGCCACGATCCCCATTCCTCAGATAATGCCAAGCTTCTACCAGGGCCGGCCGAAGGGATGTGCCAGGAGTGCCACGACAGTATGGTTGATGGCGGTCCCGTGGTTCACGAGGCGGTTTCCGACGGAAGCTGTACCGATTGCCATACTCCCCACGCATCGAAAAACAGTCCCCTGCTTCTGAGCGACCAGCCCACGTTATGCGGGGAGTGCCACGAGGTCTTCGGTGAGTTTGACAATCAGCATCACACCGCTATCACGGACGGAGATTGTACCGATTGCCACGGAGCCCATACTGCACCACAGCCCAAGTTACTTCTCGCCCCCTACAATACGGAAAGATATCCTGGCCCATTCACTGAAGAGAAGTTCGCCCTGTGTTTCGAGTGCCACGACCCTTCCCTCGTAACAGGCAAGGGTGAAGATGGTGTTACCAACTTCCGGAATGGGGACAAGAACCTGCACGACCTTCACGTCCAGGGTGCACTGGAACCAAACAAATACGGCATCATCAAGCGCGGGAGGGCCCGGTCCTGCTCCGGCTGCCACGATCCCCACGGATCATCCCAGCCCTTT
- a CDS encoding biopolymer transporter ExbD has protein sequence MWSAPESARFRPQRRPNLELGMTPLIDIVFLLLIFFMLTSRFVVQEGIQVDLPVTDRSHTLPAEKTHRITVRSQGVIVMDGRTMTVGDVELYLRDRDAAYFGTQFEILADRSASVQTVISLLEMLRDKGASRVTLGTERSVEK, from the coding sequence ATGTGGTCCGCTCCTGAGTCAGCAAGGTTCCGTCCCCAGCGAAGGCCGAACCTGGAACTGGGGATGACCCCTCTCATCGATATCGTTTTTCTCCTCCTGATATTTTTCATGCTGACATCCCGCTTTGTGGTTCAGGAGGGGATCCAGGTCGACCTGCCGGTAACAGACCGTTCCCACACCCTCCCTGCGGAGAAAACCCACAGGATAACTGTTCGATCCCAGGGGGTGATTGTAATGGACGGCAGGACCATGACGGTGGGAGATGTGGAGCTTTATCTGCGGGATCGGGACGCCGCTTATTTCGGGACACAATTCGAGATCCTCGCGGACAGGAGTGCTTCTGTCCAGACCGTGATCTCCCTTCTGGAAATGTTAAGGGATAAAGGTGCCTCCCGGGTTACTTTGGGCACCGAGCGTTCCGTTGAGAAATAA